A window of Nocardiopsis sp. Huas11 genomic DNA:
GGAAGCGAGCATTCCGTACATACGGGAAGCGAGCGATCCGTAAACACGGTGCGACTGTGGTCGGGAGGCCTCGCCACCGCGGTGGTGGCCGTACTGGTGATCTTGGTGGGCACTCTCGTGATCCGTGGGGTCATGGGGATCCCGGTGCTCGCCCCTGAGGAGGCCGGATACTTGGGCGACGTCGGGACCGTCGTCTACGCACTGATGGCGGGTGTGGCGGCACTGCTGGCCACGGCCCTGCTACAGATGCTGCTGCTGTCCGCGCCCCGGCCGCGCGCGTTCTTCGGGTGGATCATAGGACTGGTCACGGCGGTCGCCGCGGTCACTCCCTTCACCCAGGGAGCCGAGCCGGCCAGTCAGATCGCCACGGCCATGATGAACCTGGTCGCCGGAATCGCCATCGCGACGCTGCTCAACAGCGTGGCGAAGACGGCGGTCATCAGAAGCGCGCGCACCGACGGCCGAAGCAGGCGCACGGTCCTGCGTCACGAGGGGATCCTGCCCGGCGTGGAACGGTTGGAGCACCGGGGAGAGACCCCGAAGCCGTAGATCCGCTCGCGCGAAGCGAACGACGACGAAGGGGTGGGGCCGTCACGGCCCCGCCCCTTCGCGCGCGCGGGGCCGGGCCGCGGAAACCGTGCCCGGTCGGGCAGCGGCGCGGGCGGGGCCGGTGCGCCGGTGGGCGGCGGGCCCGGAGCCGGTGCGCGCGGCGGCGCGGGGTCAGCCGCGAGGGCGCGGCGGCGCGATGACCGCAAGCCCGCGAGCCCGCAACACCGCAGGGGACGCGCCCTAACCGTGGTTGACCAGGACGCCCTCGACCATCGCCGAGCGGACGATCCAGTGGTGGCCCTCCGTGTCCCGGAAGTCGAGCAGCCCGAACTCCTCGTGCAGGGAACGCTTGACCCTCTCCAGGGCCTGCTCGCCGCCCCGGTCGTGCGGCCCGTTCAGGTCGTCGGGGTGAAAGACGTGTCTGCGGCCGGATCGCATGTGCAGGATGATTTCCGTACTCATACGCTCCCCCTTCCCTGCCACGAGCCGCGCACCCCCTTCGGCGACCGGCCATCGGCGGACACGACGCCGACCCCGTGACCGGCGCCACACGCCTTCGCCCCCATCCCTCCGTATCCCCCAGAACCCCTGTCACGCTTGGAGCGTCCGACACAATGGACGACGGGACTCTCCATCAGATTCACATGGGGACTCCGGGCGCGACGGCCCCGTCCGCGCCGACGGGAAGAAAAGAGGACCGACCGTGAAGTTCGACTCCGGACCCGTCGAGGACGACGAGTTCGTCCTCTCTCCCTCCACCGCCCCCGGTACGGCCGAGGACGGCCCCGGCGACCTCCCCGGTTCCCTGGCGCCCGACCACCGGCTGCGCCGGACCTTCGACTACGCGCGCGTACGCGCGGGGTTCGACCTGGGACGGGTGCACGGAGCGCTGAACCGGATGCACCACACCATCGAGGTGGCCCACGCCAAGGAGGCGCCGTCCCCCGGCTCCGCCCCCGCCGCCCCGCTCCCCCGCGACGTCTTCCGCCCCGAGGCCTTCCACGCCCGCGCCTCCCGCTGACCGCCTCGCCCCCCCACTCCGACCCCCGAGGAGTTCGTATGTCCGCTTGGGATGTCACGCCCCAGGAAGTCGGATCCGTGCTGTCCACCACCGCCGGCTACATCGGCGAGGAGGGCGGATCCGATGGTCTGCTCGGTGAGATGACCGGCTTGGAGAGCACCATCACCAACCTGAACAGCTATGTGAGCAGCGCCCCCATCTCCGTCTCCCTGGGCGAGTTCGCCGAGCACTACTTCGGTCTCATGGGCGACATGCTCAGCCTGACCGCCAACGCCCTGGAGCGGACCAGCGAGGCGACCACGGCCTACGTCGAGGGCAACAACGAGATGGCCCTGGAGTCCCAGCGCAACGCAGGCGTGGTCCCGCCGCCGCCTCCGCCGCCCACCTACGGTCCCAA
This region includes:
- a CDS encoding DUF6069 family protein, translating into MNEFGSEHSVHTGSERSVNTVRLWSGGLATAVVAVLVILVGTLVIRGVMGIPVLAPEEAGYLGDVGTVVYALMAGVAALLATALLQMLLLSAPRPRAFFGWIIGLVTAVAAVTPFTQGAEPASQIATAMMNLVAGIAIATLLNSVAKTAVIRSARTDGRSRRTVLRHEGILPGVERLEHRGETPKP
- a CDS encoding DUF6507 family protein; its protein translation is MSAWDVTPQEVGSVLSTTAGYIGEEGGSDGLLGEMTGLESTITNLNSYVSSAPISVSLGEFAEHYFGLMGDMLSLTANALERTSEATTAYVEGNNEMALESQRNAGVVPPPPPPPTYGPNQPV